From a region of the Ficedula albicollis isolate OC2 chromosome 1A, FicAlb1.5, whole genome shotgun sequence genome:
- the RASD2 gene encoding GTP-binding protein Rhes encodes MMKTMSGGNCNLNVPAKNSYRMVVLGASRVGKSSIVSRFLNGRFEDQYTPTIEDFHRKVYNIRGDMYQLDILDTSGNHPFPAMRRLSILTGDVFILVFSLDNRESFDEVKRLQKQILEVKSCLKNKTKESADLPMVICGNKNDHSEIFRKVRTDEGENLVSSDENCAYFEVSAKKNTNVDEMFYVLFSMAKLPHEMSPSLHRKISIQYGDPFQQKSFRMRRVKDMDAYGMISPFARRPSVNSDLKYIKSKVLREGQSREREKCTVQ; translated from the exons ATGATGAAGACCATGTCTGGTGGCAACTGCAACCTGAACGTGCCGGCCAAGAACTCGTACCGcatggtggtgctgggagccTCCCGGGTGGGGAAGAGCTCCATCGTCTCGCGCTTCCTCAACGGCCGCTTCGAGGACCAGTACACCCCCACCATCGAGGATTTCCACCGCAAGGTCTACAACATACGGGGAGACATGTACCAGCTGGACATCCTGGACACCTCTGGGAATCACCCCTTCCCTGCCATGAGGAGGCTCTCCATCCTGACGG ggGATGTTTTCATCCtggtgttcagcctggacaaCAGAGAATCGTTTGATGAGGTCAAGCGACTCCAGAAACAGATCCTTGAGGTCAAATCCTGCCTGAAGAACAAGACCAAGGAATCAGCTGACCTCCCCATGGTGATCTGTGGCAACAAAAATGACCACAGTGAAATCTTCCGCAAGGTACGCACTGATGAAGGTGAGAATCTTGTCTCCAGCGATGAAAACTGCGCTTACTTCGAAGTGTCAGCCAAGAAGAACACCAATGTGGATGAGATGTTCTATGTCCTCTTCAGCATGGCCAAGCTACCTCATGAGATGAGCCCTTCCCTGCACAGGAAAATCTCCATCCAGTATGGTGACCCTTTCCAACAGAAATCCTTCCGGATGCGCCGAGTCAAGGACATGGACGCCTACGGCATGATCTCTCCCTTCGCTCGGCGGCCAAGCGTCAACAGTGACCTGAAGTACATCAAATCAAAAGTGCTCAGGGAAGGTCAGtccagggagagagagaaatgcacAGTCCAGTGA